One stretch of Anguilla anguilla isolate fAngAng1 chromosome 5, fAngAng1.pri, whole genome shotgun sequence DNA includes these proteins:
- the apela gene encoding apelin receptor early endogenous ligand, which yields MRLQKLLFVLLLLLITLLLVQGHKPDFLNLRRKYYRHLCASRRCMHLHSRVPFP from the exons ATGAGATTACAGAAGCTGCTCTtcgtcctcctgctcctcctcatcACCCTCCTCCTGGTCCAGGGCCACAAGCCAG ACTTCCTGAATCTGAGACGCAAGTACTACAGACACCTGTGTGCGTCCAGGAGGTGCATGCACCTCCACTCCCGAGTGCCGTTCCCCTGA
- the tmem192 gene encoding transmembrane protein 192, translated as MDSKEPPTHTNNSSMEITQSLDEDPLNDGPLISPEILDSAIKKEFQKLPTSWAALLLSLLHVAFVCLSAALAVYCTILSSHRSQCLSLLQGLESPTVIVFAKVCLWVLQVAFERFVHRHHGRVRSRGYLRFYRATRNLKTLPVYIHSAGNAAVLMILAAEPLLHGVKNLSVGLLLGVLALELLSVPCLLLYSVRVQNFNRERPEPDVSQEERSHGYPGNAHPLCTETGFRDGSNLEDVVEKQADLIEYLQQHNTLLSKRILSLTSQQMRE; from the exons ATGGATTCAAAAGAACCCCCAACGCATACA AATAACTCCTCTATGGAAATAACTCAGAGTTTGGACGAAGACCCCTTGAATGACGGGCCTCTCATTTCGCCTGAAATCCTGGACTCTGCCATTAAAAAAgaattccagaagcttccgACAAGCTGGGCTGCTTTGCTACTGTCCTTGCTGCAT GTGGCCTTCGTGTGCCTGTCGGCGGCGCTGGCGGTGTACTGCACCATACTGTCGAGTCACCGGAGCCAGTGCCTCAGCCTCCTGCAGGGCCTGGAGAGCCCGACGGTCATCGTGTTCGCCAAAGTGTGCCTGTGGGTCCTGCAGGTGGCGTTCGAGCGCTTCGTCCACCGGCACCACGGCCGCGTGCGGAGCAGGGGCTACCTCCGGTTCTACCGGGCCACCCGAAACCTGAAGACCCTGCCCGTCTACATCCACTCAGCCG GGAACGCGGCGGTGCTGATGATCCTCGCCGCCGAGCCTCTGTTACACGGTGTGAAGAACCTCAGCGTGGGGCTCCTCCTGGGGGTGCTGGCCCTGGAGCTGCTCTCTGTGCCCTGCCTGCTGCTGTACTCAG TCAGGGTGCAGAACTTCAACAGAGAGAGGCCGGAGCCCGACGTCAGCCAGGAGGAGCGATCGCACGGTTACCCCGGCAACGCCCATCCCCTCTGCACAGAGACCGGATTCAG GGACGGCTCAAATCTGGAAGACGTCGTGGAGAAGCAGGCGGACTTGATCGAgtacctgcagcagcacaacACCCTGCTGAGCAAGAGGATTCTGTCCCTGACCAGCCAACAGATGAGGGAGTag